The Bacillus sp. es.036 genomic sequence TTGCGAAGTTTCGTGAAGAGCCACCTACTGAAGCAGCTGGATTAACTGTTCAAAGCGTAGAAGACTACGAGATAAGTAAACGAACTTATTTAGGTCAAGATAAGAGTGAACAAATTGATTTGCCTACTTCAAATGTATTAAAGTATAAACTTGAAGATGGATCATGGTTCTGTCTGCGACCTTCAGGAACCGAGCCAAAGGTGAAGTTTTATTTTGGAGTGAATGGCGATAATCTAGAACACAGTCAGGATAAATTGGCTGATCTTAGAAAATCTGTGATGAGTAAGGTGAATGACCGGTTATAATAGGATAGTGATGAAAGAAAACCAGGACAATGTTCGTCCTGGTTTTCTTATTTAACTAAAAACATGAAAAAAAAACCGGTTAGCTAACCGGTTTTTCTACTATTGGTGAAGTTGTTGTTTATTCAATTGATGTTCGTAATCAGCTTTATTCTTACGAATGAGATGAAATACTTTGTCTTTCGTTTCGCTATCTAGTTTTTCGAGAATTTTACCTGCTTTGTATTCGTTCGAGGTAACAATTTTTCGATAAATTTTAGATAACCGTTTATCATCTTCGGATAAATCCAAAAGGCACTGCCTCCTTATAATGATCTAAACCTTTTTCCTATCCTTAAATTACGATTTATTTTACAATATATGAAGAGAAGTAGCAAGAAATTAATATAATTATGACAGAATATTCTTATATATAATAAATTAAATGGACATGAAAGGGAGTCATACCATGGAATATACAAATGAAATGAAAAATCGTTTAAAAAGAGTGGAAGGTCAAATTCGCGGTGTTCTCCGGATGATCGAAGAAGAAAAAGATTGTAAAGACGTTATTACTCAGCTTTCTGCGAGTCGGACGGCAATTGACCGCACAATTGGATTAATTGTTGGTTCTAATCTTGAAGAATGCATTCGAGAACAACTTGATAAGGGTGAGTCCACAGAAGACGTCGTAAAAGAAGCCGTACAACTATTAGTGAAAAGTCGCTAGTTTAATTTTCCCTCAAATATTTTATAGTGTCGGATACAATTCATCTTGTGGTCAATCGAAACGAATGAGAGTGTATATAACTTGCAAGCTGGAGAAATAGTGAATAATAGATCTTCTCATTTCTGTTATTTGCTTTTAGTTCTATTTGCATGAATGGATAGAGATGATTGCTTTTACGTTTATTTGAAAAAAGGAGGAGCAAATGAAACGTCTAAGAATAGGAATCGTTGTTGTTCTTGGTTTTTTGGCGTATAGTCTCTATTCTTCTCATCAAGAGAAAGAAGTGAGCGATCCAGCTCAAATGCAAGCTGCTGAAGTAACGTCTAATGCTCATGAAATAGGAA encodes the following:
- a CDS encoding metal-sensitive transcriptional regulator, coding for MEYTNEMKNRLKRVEGQIRGVLRMIEEEKDCKDVITQLSASRTAIDRTIGLIVGSNLEECIREQLDKGESTEDVVKEAVQLLVKSR